In one Meles meles chromosome 17, mMelMel3.1 paternal haplotype, whole genome shotgun sequence genomic region, the following are encoded:
- the INAVA gene encoding innate immunity activator protein isoform X2 has product MESKDEVSDTDSGIILQSGPDSPVSPVKELTHAVRKQQRALEERLEARLEELKRLCLREAELTGILPAEYPLKPGEKAPKVRRRIGAAYKLDERALHKEDPLSSLERELALQLQIAEAARRLCREENLSRQARRQRKHAMRQEEEKLRELERCLGEQRRASGPPSTAALPLGRELSASDDSSLSDGLLLEEEESQVPKAPPESPAPPSRPLPPQSLEGLEPAGPETGGLERAPIQNSPWKETSLDHPYEKPRKSSEPNSESSPATTPQDGPSTSSLWLPEPASYHVVPIRSLPGQRQGRTSAPATPEIQGRRGQSQSLRTDSFRAGPEGRGRSAFPRRRPTYYTVTVPDSCFPSTKPPLPHPAYHSCSEDSGSDISSISHPTSPGSSSPDIFLRPLSPPQPPRHRGAWGPAGALFPKLLLPPGHLAPGRYVLVAESALPPPAEWELSRAASGPAYEEDLRWQRLVAPRGRVLRTPSLKDNPAGRALSKAAVSEELKSWHERARLRSGRPHSLDRQGAFRVRSLPPGREGFGRAPGPRTQVATVYVPRRSPEGAPVQVFVPENGEIVSQV; this is encoded by the exons ATGGAGAGTAAGGATGAAGTCAGCGACACGGACAGTGGCATCATCCTGCAATCTG GCCCCGACAGCCCCGTCTCCCCCGTGAAGGAGCTGACGCACGCGGTGCGCAAGCAGCAGAGGGCCCTGGAGGAGCGGCTGGAGGCGCGGCTGGAGGAGCTGAAGCGACTCTGCCTCCGGGAGGCG GAGCTGACGGGTATCTTGCCAGCCGAGTATCCCCTCAAACCAGGGGAGAAGGCCCCTAAGGTCCGCCGCAGGATCGGAGCAGCTTACAAGCTGGACGAGCGGGCCTTGCACAAAGAG gACCCCCTGAGCAGCCTGGAGCGGGAGCTGGCCCTGCAGCTGCAGATCGCCGAGGCGGCCCGGCGCCTGTGCCGGGAGGAGAACCTCAGCAGGCAGGCCCGGCGGCAGCGCAAGCACGCTATgcggcaggaggaggagaagctcaGGGAGCTGGAGCGCTGCCTGGGCGAGCAGCGGCGCGCCAGCGGGCCCCCTTCCACCGCTGCCCTGCCCCTGGGCCGAG AGCTCAGTGCCTCAGATGACAGCTCTCTATCAGATGGGCTGCTCCTGGAGGAAG AGGAGTCCCAGGTGCCAAAAGCTCCCCCGGAGTCCCCAGCTCCACCTTCCCGGCCTCTCCCACCCCAGAGCCTCGAGGGCTTGGAGCCCGCGGGGCCTGAGACGGGGGGCCTGGAGCGGGCCCCAATCCAGAACAGCCCCTGGAAGGAGACCAGCCTGGACCACCCCTACGAGAAGCCCAGAAAGTCTTCTGAACCCAACAGCGAGTCCAG CCCAGCCACCACGCCCCAGGATGGGCCCAGCACCTCCAGCCTCTGGCTGCCGGAGCCTGCCTCCTACCATGTGGTTCCCATCCGTAGCCTTCCTGGCCAGCGGCAGGGCCGCACCAGCGCCCCAGCCACCCCCGAGATCCAAGGCAGGAGGGGCCAGTCACAGTCTCTGAG gacGGATTCCTTCCGGGCGGGCCCCGAGGGCCGAGGTCGCAGTGCCTtcccccgccgccgccccacTTACTACACGGTGACGGTGCCCGACTCCTGCTTCCCCTCGACCAAGCCCCCGCTGCCCCACCCCGCCTACCACTCCTGCTCGGAGGACAGCGGCTCCGACATCTCCAGCATCTCGCACCCCACGTCGCCCGGCAGCAGCAGCCCCGACATCTTCCTGCGGCCGCTGTCCCCGCCCCAGCCGCCTCGCCACCGCGGGGCCTGGGGCCCCGCTGGCGCGCTCTTCCCGAAGCTGCTGCTGCCCCCCGGGCATTTGGCGCCCGGGCGCTACGTGCTGGTGGCCGAGAGCGCCCTGCCGCCGCCGGCCGAGTGGGAGCTGAGCCGCGCCGCCTCGGGCCCCGCCTACGAGGAGGACCTGCGCTGGCAGCGCCTGGTGGCCCCCCGCGGCCGCGTGCTGCGGACCCCCTCGCTCAAGGACAACCCCGCGGGCCGCGCGCTCAGCAAAGCAGCCGTCTCCGAGGAGCTCAAGTCGTGGCACGAGCGCGCGCGCCTCCGGAGCGGCCGCCCGCACTCGCTGGACCGCCAGGGGGCCTTCCGCGTCCGGAGCCTGCCCCCTGGGAGAGAGGGCTTTGGGCGAGCCCCGGGCCCCCGGACACAG GTGGCCACAGTGTACGTGCCCCGGAGATCACCTGAAGGGGCCCCTGTGCAAGTCTTTGTGCCTGAGAATGGCGAGATCGTCAGCCAGGTGTAA
- the INAVA gene encoding innate immunity activator protein isoform X1 — protein MESKDEVSDTDSGIILQSGPDSPVSPVKELTHAVRKQQRALEERLEARLEELKRLCLREAELTGILPAEYPLKPGEKAPKVRRRIGAAYKLDERALHKEDPLSSLERELALQLQIAEAARRLCREENLSRQARRQRKHAMRQEEEKLRELERCLGEQRRASGPPSTAALPLGRELSASDDSSLSDGLLLEEEESQVPKAPPESPAPPSRPLPPQSLEGLEPAGPETGGLERAPIQNSPWKETSLDHPYEKPRKSSEPNSESSSPATTPQDGPSTSSLWLPEPASYHVVPIRSLPGQRQGRTSAPATPEIQGRRGQSQSLRTDSFRAGPEGRGRSAFPRRRPTYYTVTVPDSCFPSTKPPLPHPAYHSCSEDSGSDISSISHPTSPGSSSPDIFLRPLSPPQPPRHRGAWGPAGALFPKLLLPPGHLAPGRYVLVAESALPPPAEWELSRAASGPAYEEDLRWQRLVAPRGRVLRTPSLKDNPAGRALSKAAVSEELKSWHERARLRSGRPHSLDRQGAFRVRSLPPGREGFGRAPGPRTQVATVYVPRRSPEGAPVQVFVPENGEIVSQV, from the exons ATGGAGAGTAAGGATGAAGTCAGCGACACGGACAGTGGCATCATCCTGCAATCTG GCCCCGACAGCCCCGTCTCCCCCGTGAAGGAGCTGACGCACGCGGTGCGCAAGCAGCAGAGGGCCCTGGAGGAGCGGCTGGAGGCGCGGCTGGAGGAGCTGAAGCGACTCTGCCTCCGGGAGGCG GAGCTGACGGGTATCTTGCCAGCCGAGTATCCCCTCAAACCAGGGGAGAAGGCCCCTAAGGTCCGCCGCAGGATCGGAGCAGCTTACAAGCTGGACGAGCGGGCCTTGCACAAAGAG gACCCCCTGAGCAGCCTGGAGCGGGAGCTGGCCCTGCAGCTGCAGATCGCCGAGGCGGCCCGGCGCCTGTGCCGGGAGGAGAACCTCAGCAGGCAGGCCCGGCGGCAGCGCAAGCACGCTATgcggcaggaggaggagaagctcaGGGAGCTGGAGCGCTGCCTGGGCGAGCAGCGGCGCGCCAGCGGGCCCCCTTCCACCGCTGCCCTGCCCCTGGGCCGAG AGCTCAGTGCCTCAGATGACAGCTCTCTATCAGATGGGCTGCTCCTGGAGGAAG AGGAGTCCCAGGTGCCAAAAGCTCCCCCGGAGTCCCCAGCTCCACCTTCCCGGCCTCTCCCACCCCAGAGCCTCGAGGGCTTGGAGCCCGCGGGGCCTGAGACGGGGGGCCTGGAGCGGGCCCCAATCCAGAACAGCCCCTGGAAGGAGACCAGCCTGGACCACCCCTACGAGAAGCCCAGAAAGTCTTCTGAACCCAACAGCGAGTCCAG CAGCCCAGCCACCACGCCCCAGGATGGGCCCAGCACCTCCAGCCTCTGGCTGCCGGAGCCTGCCTCCTACCATGTGGTTCCCATCCGTAGCCTTCCTGGCCAGCGGCAGGGCCGCACCAGCGCCCCAGCCACCCCCGAGATCCAAGGCAGGAGGGGCCAGTCACAGTCTCTGAG gacGGATTCCTTCCGGGCGGGCCCCGAGGGCCGAGGTCGCAGTGCCTtcccccgccgccgccccacTTACTACACGGTGACGGTGCCCGACTCCTGCTTCCCCTCGACCAAGCCCCCGCTGCCCCACCCCGCCTACCACTCCTGCTCGGAGGACAGCGGCTCCGACATCTCCAGCATCTCGCACCCCACGTCGCCCGGCAGCAGCAGCCCCGACATCTTCCTGCGGCCGCTGTCCCCGCCCCAGCCGCCTCGCCACCGCGGGGCCTGGGGCCCCGCTGGCGCGCTCTTCCCGAAGCTGCTGCTGCCCCCCGGGCATTTGGCGCCCGGGCGCTACGTGCTGGTGGCCGAGAGCGCCCTGCCGCCGCCGGCCGAGTGGGAGCTGAGCCGCGCCGCCTCGGGCCCCGCCTACGAGGAGGACCTGCGCTGGCAGCGCCTGGTGGCCCCCCGCGGCCGCGTGCTGCGGACCCCCTCGCTCAAGGACAACCCCGCGGGCCGCGCGCTCAGCAAAGCAGCCGTCTCCGAGGAGCTCAAGTCGTGGCACGAGCGCGCGCGCCTCCGGAGCGGCCGCCCGCACTCGCTGGACCGCCAGGGGGCCTTCCGCGTCCGGAGCCTGCCCCCTGGGAGAGAGGGCTTTGGGCGAGCCCCGGGCCCCCGGACACAG GTGGCCACAGTGTACGTGCCCCGGAGATCACCTGAAGGGGCCCCTGTGCAAGTCTTTGTGCCTGAGAATGGCGAGATCGTCAGCCAGGTGTAA